CGCTCGGCGGCGGGATGAAGGCGATGCAATGGACCGGCCTGCTCCGCCATGCCGCCGCACTCGACCCGGCCCTGCTCGATGTCGGATTCGTGTTCCTGCTGATCGGCTATGGCACCAAGGCCGGGCTGGTGCCGATGCACGCCTGGCTGCCGGACGCCCATGCCGAGGGGCCGACGCCGATTTCGGCCGTGCTGTCCGGCCTGCTGCTGAATGTGGCGCTCTATGCGCTGCTGCGCTTCAAGATCCTGCTCGCGGCGAGCCATGCCAGCATCGCCGCCGGGACGCTGATGGAGGGTTTCGGCCTCGCCACGCTGTTCTTCGCCGCGATCATGCTCTACCGGCGGCGGGACATCAAACGCCTGTTCGCCTATTCCTCGATCGAGCACATGGGCATCATCACCTTCGCCTTCGGCATTGGCGGGCCGATCGGCAATCTCGCCGGGCTGTTGCAGATGGCGATGCACAGCCTGACCAAGTCGGCGATTTTTTTCGCGGTCGGGCATGTGGCGCAGGCCAAGGGGACGCAGAAGATCGCCGAGATCGGCGGGCTGACGGCGAGCCATCCCTTTCTCGGCTGGACGCTCGTGGCGGGCATCGCGGCGATCGCGGGCCTGCCGCCCTTCGGCATCTTCACCTCGGAATTCCTGCTGATCACCTCGACCTTCGCCCGCGCCCCGCTGCTCGCGGTGCTGCTCGGCCTCGGCATCCTGCTTGCCTTCGGCGCGCTGCTGCTGCGGATGACCGGGCTGTGTTTCGGCGCGCCGAGCCCGGGCAACGCGCCGAGTTCCGCCGCGGCGACCCCGCTGCTGCTGCATCTCGGCCTCGTGCTTGCCGTCGGCATCG
This genomic interval from Acidiphilium multivorum AIU301 contains the following:
- a CDS encoding hydrogenase 4 subunit F; amino-acid sequence: MTGAAFAAVIATLAIPAGAMLLLAFVPSWRLAARLNALASCATVAAAAVLLVHRPAPDGLFLVDGLNIAFLLLNGLVGFTTSLFSASYIGHEIGTGRLAPHHLRLYHAMYQAMMLGMNLALVSNNLGLMWFGVELATLSTVMMVGIYRTPAAIEASWKYLILGSVGIALALFGTILVYLAAQPALGGGMKAMQWTGLLRHAAALDPALLDVGFVFLLIGYGTKAGLVPMHAWLPDAHAEGPTPISAVLSGLLLNVALYALLRFKILLAASHASIAAGTLMEGFGLATLFFAAIMLYRRRDIKRLFAYSSIEHMGIITFAFGIGGPIGNLAGLLQMAMHSLTKSAIFFAVGHVAQAKGTQKIAEIGGLTASHPFLGWTLVAGIAAIAGLPPFGIFTSEFLLITSTFARAPLLAVLLGLGILLAFGALLLRMTGLCFGAPSPGNAPSSAAATPLLLHLGLVLAVGIALPGFLYDWFAHAAALLG